One segment of Falco peregrinus isolate bFalPer1 chromosome 4, bFalPer1.pri, whole genome shotgun sequence DNA contains the following:
- the C4H2orf49 gene encoding ashwin, translating into MAAQGRGRVGGGKEERGSGRPESELLLHPELLSEEFLLLTLEQKNILVENDVKMDKDGLTDLYIQHAIPLPQRDLPKSRWGKMMEKKRQENELKSGNKSVGTVEGLRKRPLIVFDGNSTSTSIKVKKTENGAADRLKPPPAGSITNTVRRLSVPSNASTYISASSLSEDAKLGVRNNEAKQNSISKTNSSVLASLKVYPLSPVAGTTVVKLKRAVPKEESDLPNDLKPTEAKKKIQHVTWP; encoded by the exons ATGGCGGCGCAGGGAAGGGGCCGGGTGGGCGGTGGCAAGGAGGAGCGCGGGTCGGGGCGCCCGGAGtcggagctgctgctgcacccgGAGCTGCTCTCGGAGGAGTTCCTGCtgctcacactggagcag AAGAATATACTAGTTGAAAATGATGTAAAGATGGACAAAGATGGTCTCACTGATCTGTATATTCAACATGCCATTCCCCTGCCTCAGCGTGACCTACCAAAAAGTAGATGGGGGAAAATGATGGAAaagaagagacaggaaaatgaGTTGAAAAGTGGGAATAAAAG tgttggAACGGTGGAAGGTTTAAGGAAACGACCATTAATTGTATTTGATGGCAATTCAACAAGTACAAGCATAAAGGTGAAGAAGACAGAGAATGGAGCTGCTGATCGCCTAAAACCTCCTCCAGCTGGAAGCATCACCAACACTGTTAGAAGATTATCAGTTCCTTCAAATGCCTCAACATACATTTCAGCCTCCAGTTTATCAGAGGACGCTAAGCTTGGAGTGAGGAATAATGAGGCCAAGCAGAACAGTATTTCAAAGACTAACAGCAGTGTGTTGGCTAGTCTGAAGGTGTACCCTTTGTCTCCAGTAGCAGGAACTACTGTTGTGAAGTTAAAGAGAGCTGTTCCAAAAGAAGAATCTGATTTGCCG